In Colletotrichum destructivum chromosome 1, complete sequence, the sequence TGCGaagccgcccgcgccgcctcgtgcgCCGAGCTCCGCTGCGACACGGCGCGACTCGTCCGCCGCGACCGGCTCGACGACATGCTCGAGTCGGAGCCGGACGACCACTTCGAGATCCACGTCGGCTGCGTCGGGTCCGGCGACATGGTTATGAAGtccggcctcgaccgcgaccgcATCGCCCGGGaccatggcctcgtcgcgTTCGAGATGGAGGGCGCCGGCATGTGGGACGAGGTGCCGtgcatcgtcgtcaagggcgtcTGCGACTACGCCGACAGCCACAAGAACAAGAGGTGGCAGACGTatgcggcggcgacggcggcgtctgtCATGAAGGCTCTATTGGCGCGCTACATTCAGACGGacaggccgccggcgggtgATCGCAACGAGACGAGCGCGTCATCCACTCCGTCTGCTACGCCGTCAACTCTCTCCGGGGCCTCGGGTCCAGTCTTCAATGGTCCCATCACGGGGAAGCATGTAGTCGCAGGGCAGCATACGAGCGGTGGAACGACCAACATGACTTTTGGGGGTTGACTGCGGGTCTCAGAACTTTGGCTTGAGAGTCTAATTCATTTCTTGAGATAACATCAATGGTGAATGACCACTGATCTGTTTGGTTTCTACATGTATGCCGGCCTGGGTTTCAAATCTTGCTACGTCCCTATGCTTCGAGCACAACAAGCGTTTATATTAAACAGGATGTCCAAGCCGCGTAGTCAAATACCAACAGTCACCTTTGGAACAAAATTCTAATTATTCGCCTGAAAGCACCGGGTGCGATATCATAAACGATCTCCCTCCCGCATCGCCGGTTGTTTGACTGCCTGCCATGACAACACCCCCCCGCGAAGCAAATACCGGATATGCCCGAGAAGCCAACGCGACAACCTGTGCGCTGATTCCCAATGGGGGGCGATGACTGCTGATTGGCGGATGTACGGATGTCCTGCTGACCGAATCCACGCAGCCTGCATGATGGAGGAGCGGAGAAGAACATGCCACGGCAGCCAGCCTTCTCGCGATGTCGTCTAGTTTAGAACTCACCCTTATTCACCCCCAAGAACGCATGGTCAGATCCATGATCGCCTAGTCTTGGAAACACGAGATGGATCCGCAGATGGCCTTCAACGGCCCTCTGCGTGGCCAGagtgtcgtcgccggcatgtccgtctcgggcggcaCAGCCAACGTCCACTTCCATCACGCCgccaacaaccccccccaaACAGCACCCTTGCGAgtcctccccttctcccggaacgaggatgtcgtcgttCGCCCCGGAATCTTCTCTCAGCTCGCTCAGCTGCTCCCCGTCTCCGAGGCCCGACACGCCGCTCTCTGCGGCCTTGGCGGATCTGGGTAAGTTTTTGTGTGGTCTGTTTCGCAGCCTACTTCTTAACGCGAAGCATGCTAACGAGAACCCCCAAAGGAAAACGCAGGTCGCACTCGAGTTTGCCTACCGACGAGCCGACGATGACAGCTCTTGCGCCATCTTCTGGGTCCATGCCGATACCGAAGCAACCTTTACCCAAGACTACGCCTTGATTGCGAGAAAGGCGGGATTATCAGCTCCGAATAGCGAGGAGTTGCTGACGGCCGTGTGCCACTTCATCGAAACACAGCCGCGGTGGCTGCTAGTTCTCGACAACGCTGACAACCTGCGGCTCTTCGGTGTTGGTGTCACGCCTTCGTCCGAGCAGGCCTCCTCGAAAAGTCTGAATAGTTACGTGCCCAAAGGCCCCACGGGATCGATCCTATGGACGAGTCGTGACGGCAGGATTGCTGGCAGCCTCGTTGGACCGATGCGGGCTATTCAGATTACCAGCATGCTGCCTCTGGAAGCCCAAACACTACTCGTAACGGCGAGGGGCAGCAACCTCAaagacgacgagctggatgACGCTGTGGCCTTGCTCTCGGAGCTGCATTACATCCCACTTCCAGTCTCCCAGGCTGCTTCATACATCCGAAGGACGGCCATGCCAATCAAGAAGTATCTGTCCAGGCTCAGGGACGGGAAAAAGCGGTGGGCACTTCTCAAGAAGACCGACTTTgaccgccatcgccgagaaggagtCAGCAACAGTATCCTGGAGACATGGAACATCACCATCGAACTCCTCAATGAGGAAGACAAGACGGCTGTGAAGATCCTTCACATTCTGGCGTACTTCGACAATCAGAACATCCCCAGAAAGATGATCAAAGCcgtagcagcagcagcggtaGCAACAGCAGACACATTTTCAGAGGTGGCTTGCGAAGACAACGACGGAAGTTGGGATGTCTCATGCGCGGAGAGCGAAAGTGACGAAGACCCGGAAGGCGATGACCAGGACGCaggtgatggtgacgatATCCCGCATGTCACTACCAATGACTCGGAcaaaggcgaagaagatgcaAAAGACACCATCGACGCACCTAGCTATGCTGCCGGACACTCGGATAACATTGAGGAAGTCACAACCGACAGTGACAACACTACGGATGATAGCGATGAAGACACGAGTGACAGTGACGACTCCACTGAGGATGCCCTCACCCGGCTACGAGAGTTCTCGTTTCTACACATGACAACACGCCCAGACGGCAAACAAGTCTACGACATGCACAAGCTCGTGCAGGAGGCCACTCTGTACAGCCATGGGGTTGAAAAGAACAGCAGTAGCAATGCGAGCCATTCTCAGATGGCGATTCGGATACTCACGAACCTTTTCCCAGAACGCAAGCGGGAAACCTGGGAAGACTGTGAGACTCTCATCCCGCACGTCATGCGACTCAGCAGATGCGCCAAAATACCTGGACAGGAATTGCCAATCTCGAACTTGCTAGGTCGTGCGTCCGATTATTTATACGACCGAGGACGTTGGAGCGAAAGAGAGGTCGTGGATGAATTGGTGTACTCGTTGCGCCTCATGACTCTGGGCCAGAGACACCTTAAAACCATTAAAAGCATGACCCAGCTTGGAGTAACATACCATGGACAGGGTAGATACAGAGAAAGCGAAAGGATCTCAGCAGAAGTACTGAAGCTGCATCAGGAGGTTCTTGGTCCAAGACACCCTCAGACTCTCAGAAGCATGGCTGAGCTTGCAACGACATACCACAGCCAGGGAAGGCTTGAAGAGAGCGAGAACATCAAGACAGAGGTATTAGAACTGCAACGGGAGGTTCTTGGTCGAAGACACCCTGAGACAATTAATAGCATGGCTCAGCTTGCAATAACATACCACAACCAAGGTAGATACGAAGAGAGCGAGAACATCACAACAGAAGCATTAGAGCTATCGCGGGAGGTTCTTGGCCCAAGACACCCTGAGACAATTAAAAACATGGCTGAGCTTGCAACAACATACCACAACCAAGGTAGATACGAAGAGAGCGAGAACATCACAACAGAAGTGTTAGAGCTGCGACAGGAGATCCTTGGTCCAAGACATCCTGAGACAATTAAAATCATGGCAGATTTGGCAATAACATTCTATGCTCAGGGTAGGTACAAAGAGAGCGAGAACATCACAACAGAAGCATTGGGGCTATTGCGGGAGTTTCTTGGTGCAAGACACCCTAGGACAATCAACACGATGTTCTGGCTGGCCAGGTGCTGGAACCGCCAAGGCAGGGATGAGGAGGCAATGGCACTGATGAACGATTGTTATCGGCTACATTGCGATGTTTTGGGCCCGGAACACCCGTATTCTAAGGAGGTGAAAGACGATGTAGATTCATGGGTCTTGGCTCGAAGGGAGGCAGAACACCCATCCGGATGAACGTGGCTTGAGGTCTACAATACTGTGCTCATCGTGTATTTGAGAAGCTATTGAGTCACGCCATCCTAGTCAATGCAATAATATGTTCAAAATACCAAGGACCAAACTCCGATTAGGTTCCTGCATTTAATGCGCGGCTGAATCACATTGGGCCAGGAAGT encodes:
- a CDS encoding Putative AAA+ ATPase domain, tetratricopeptide-like helical domain superfamily → MDPQMAFNGPLRGQSVVAGMSVSGGTANVHFHHAANNPPQTAPLRVLPFSRNEDVVVRPGIFSQLAQLLPVSEARHAALCGLGGSGKTQVALEFAYRRADDDSSCAIFWVHADTEATFTQDYALIARKAGLSAPNSEELLTAVCHFIETQPRWLLVLDNADNLRLFGVGVTPSSEQASSKSLNSYVPKGPTGSILWTSRDGRIAGSLVGPMRAIQITSMLPLEAQTLLVTARGSNLKDDELDDAVALLSELHYIPLPVSQAASYIRRTAMPIKKYLSRLRDGKKRWALLKKTDFDRHRREGVSNSILETWNITIELLNEEDKTAVKILHILAYFDNQNIPRKMIKAVAAAAVATADTFSEVACEDNDGSWDVSCAESESDEDPEGDDQDAGDGDDIPHVTTNDSDKGEEDAKDTIDAPSYAAGHSDNIEEVTTDSDNTTDDSDEDTSDSDDSTEDALTRLREFSFLHMTTRPDGKQVYDMHKLVQEATLYSHGVEKNSSSNASHSQMAIRILTNLFPERKRETWEDCETLIPHVMRLSRCAKIPGQELPISNLLGRASDYLYDRGRWSEREVVDELVYSLRLMTLGQRHLKTIKSMTQLGVTYHGQGRYRESERISAEVLKLHQEVLGPRHPQTLRSMAELATTYHSQGRLEESENIKTEVLELQREVLGRRHPETINSMAQLAITYHNQGRYEESENITTEALELSREVLGPRHPETIKNMAELATTYHNQGRYEESENITTEVLELRQEILGPRHPETIKIMADLAITFYAQGRYKESENITTEALGLLREFLGARHPRTINTMFWLARCWNRQGRDEEAMALMNDCYRLHCDVLGPEHPYSKEVKDDVDSWVLARREAEHPSG